The following are encoded together in the Zonotrichia albicollis isolate bZonAlb1 chromosome 10, bZonAlb1.hap1, whole genome shotgun sequence genome:
- the CYP27A1 gene encoding sterol 26-hydroxylase, mitochondrial — MAGPSGGARWPLLPLLLRPRPPPPRSSPGPPRRTGGSAAAAAGPARLKGPEELPGPGLLRTFVWLFLRGYLLHTHRLQVISRRLYGPIWKSTFGHYRNINIGSPVVLEQLLRQEGKYPMRSDMALWKEHRDTRRLPYGPFTEEGERWYRLRQVLNKRLLKPSEALLYADAIGEVVSDLMVRLREERSRSPSGVLVGDVANLLYRFALEGISYILFETRIGCLKQQVPPETQHFIDSINLMFKNSIFATVLPRWSRKVLPFWDRYLDSWDTIFAFGKKLIDRKMEELEGQVERGTEVSGYLSYLLASGRLSLDEVYGSVAELLLAGVDTTSNTLSWALYHLSRDPDIQETLYQELKAVVPPDRFPAAEDIPKLPMLRAIIKETLRVYPVVPTNARVFYEKDIVIGDYLFPKNTLFVLAHYAMSHDETYFPEPERFLPQRWLRGHGSPHHPFSSIPFGYGVRACVGRRIAELEMHLALARMIQAFEVRPDPRGVEVTSVSRIVLVADKPINLEFIARPGAP; from the exons ATGGCGGGCCCGAGCGGCGGGGCCCGGTggccgctgctgccgctgctcctgcgcccccgcccgccgccgccgcgcagCAGCCCGGGACCGCCGCGCAGGACCGGGGGctcggcggcagcggcggcggggccggcgcggcTGAAAGGACCGGAGGAgctgccggggccggggctgctccgtactttcgtctggCTGTTCCTGCGGGGCTACCTGCTGCACACGCACCGGCTGCAG GTGATATCCCGACGCCTCTATGGACCTATCTGGAAGTCAACCTTCGGACATTATAGGAACATCAACATTGGGAGCCCAgtggtgctggagcagctgctgcggCAGGAGGGCAAGTACCCGATGCGGAGCGACATGGCGCTGTGGAAGGAGCACCGGGACACCCGGCGCCTGCCCTACGGACCCTTCACCGA GGAAGGGGAGCGCTGGTACCGCCTGCGCCAGGTGCTCAACAAGCGGCTGCTGAAGCCCTCGGAGGCGCTGCTGTACGCGGACGCCATCGGGGAGGTGGTGTCAGACCTGATGGTGCGCCTGCGGGAGGAGCGGAGCCGCAGCCCCTCGGGGGTGCTGGTGGGGGACGTGGCCAACCTGCTCTACCGCTTTGCCCTGGAAG GCATCTCTTACATCCTCTTCGAGACCCGCATCGGGTGCCTCAAGCAGCAGGTCCCTCCTGAGACCCAGCACTTCATTGACTCCATCAACCTCATGTTCAAGAACTCCATCTTTGCCACAGTCCTGCCCCGATGGAGCCGCAAGGTGCTGCCCTTCTGGGACCGTTACCTGGACAGCTGGGACACCATTTTCGCCTTTG gcaagAAACTGATTGACCGAAagatggaggagctggaggggcaggTGGAGCGTGGCACGGAGGTGTCTGGCTACCTGAGCTACCTGCTGGCCAGTGGCAGACTCAGCCTGGATGAGGTCTATGGCAGCGTGGCCGAGTTGCTGCTGGCTGGTGTGGACACG ACCTCCAACACGCTGTCCTGGGCTTTGTACCACCTCTCCCGGGACCCAGACATCCAGGAGACCCTGTACCAGGAGCTGAAAGCTGTTGTGCCTCCCGACCGgtttcctgctgctgaggaTATCCCCAAGCTGCCGATGCTTCGGGCCATTATCAAGGAGACTCTGAG AGTCTACCCTGTGGTGCCCACCAACGCCAGGGTCTTCTATGAGAAGGACATTGTCATCGGAGACTACCTCTTCCCCAAGAAT ACCCTCTTTGTCCTGGCGCACTACGCGATGTCCCATGATGAGACCTACTTCCCCGAGCCCGAGCGGTTCCTGCCCCAGCGCTGGCTCCGGGGGCACGGCTCCCCTCACCACCCCTTCAGCTCCATCCCCTTCGGCTACGGGGTCCGCGCGTGCGTTGGGCGCCGCATCGCTGAGCTGGAGATGCACCTGGCCCTTGCCAGG ATGATCCAGGCATTTGAGGTGCGGCCAGACCCCCGTGGCGTAGAAGTGACATCTGTGTCCCGCATTGTCCTGGTGGCTGACAAGCCCATCAACCTGGAATTCATCGCTCGCCCGGGAGCCCCCTGA
- the PRKAG3 gene encoding 5'-AMP-activated protein kinase subunit gamma-3 isoform X3: protein MERLRGPAASQVALLDAVACPEEEGFPKAVCPREEEEEEEEYRRPVTFTLGNEILGLGPETEFQTPDAEVYMHFLRSHCCYDAIPTSCKLVVFDISLEIKKAFLALVANGVRAAPLWDSKTQSFVGMLTITDFINILHRYYRSPLVQIYEVEEHKIETWREVYLQGSLKPLVYISPSNSLFDAVYSLIKHKIHRLPVIEPVSGNVLHILTHKRILKFLHIFASTIPKPRFLKKTVQELCIGTFRDLAVVAETAPVHTALEIFVDRRVSALPVINDAGQVVGLYSRFDVIHLAAQKTYNNLDISVREALRQRSICLEGVLTCYPHEPMEDIIDRIAKEQVHRLVLVDENRYPRGIVSLSDILQALVLTPAGIDALNS from the exons ATGGAGCGGCTCCGTGGCCCCGCCGCGTCCCAG GTGGCGCTGCTGGATGCTGTTGCATGCCCTGAGGAAGAAG GGTTTCCGAAGGCTGTATGccccagggaggaggaagaggaggaggaagaataCAGGAGACCTGTCACCTTCACACTGGGAAATGAGATActggggctgggcccagagacCGAGTTTCAGACCCCTGATGCTGAGGTCTATATGCACTTCTTGAGGAGCCACTGCTGCTATGATGCCATCCCCACCAGCTGCAAGCTCGTTGTCTTTGACATCTCCCTGGAG ATCAAGAAAGCCTTTTTGGCACTGGTGGCCAACGGGGTTCGTGCTGCCCCACTCTGGGACAGCAAGACGCAGAGCTTTGTGG GGATGCTCACCATCACCGACTTCATCAACATCCTGCACCGCTACTACCGCTCACCTTTG GTGCAGATCTACGAGGTGGAGGAGCACAAGATTGAGACCTGGAGAG AGGTGTACCTGCAGGGCTCCCTCAAGCCACTGGTCTACATCTCTCCGAGCAATAG CCTCTTCGATGCTGTCTACTCCCTGATCAAGCACAAGATCCACCGCCTGCCTGTCATTGAGCCTGTCTCGGGCAATGTCCTGCACATCCTGACGCACAAGCGCATCCTCAAGTTCCTCCACATCTTT GCTTCTACCATCCCCAAGCCACGCTTCCTGAAGAAAACAGTGCAGGAACTGTGCATTGGCACCTTCCGTGATCTGGCCGTCGTGGCTGAGACTGCCCCAGTCCACACTGCCCTGGAGATTTTTGTGGATCGCCGTGTCTCCGCCTTGCCTGTCATCAATGATGCTG GGCAGGTGGTTGGCCTGTACTCGCGGTTTGATGTCATT CACCTGGCAGCCCAAAAGACCTACAACAACCTGGACATCAGTGTGAGGGAGGCGCTGCGGCAGCGCAGCATCTGCCTGGAGGGGGTCCTCACCTGCTACCCCCACGAACCCATGGAGGACATAATTGACCGCATTGCCAAGGAGCAG GTCCATCGCCTGGTTCTGGTGGATGAAAACCGCTACCCGCGGGGCATCGTCTCCCTCTCTGACATCCTGCAGGCCCTTGTGCTCACTCCTGCAGGTATTGATGCTCTTAACTCTTAG
- the PRKAG3 gene encoding 5'-AMP-activated protein kinase subunit gamma-3 isoform X2, which produces MLLHALRKKVGSRKNLGFPKAVCPREEEEEEEEYRRPVTFTLGNEILGLGPETEFQTPDAEVYMHFLRSHCCYDAIPTSCKLVVFDISLEIKKAFLALVANGVRAAPLWDSKTQSFVGMLTITDFINILHRYYRSPLVQIYEVEEHKIETWREVYLQGSLKPLVYISPSNSLFDAVYSLIKHKIHRLPVIEPVSGNVLHILTHKRILKFLHIFASTIPKPRFLKKTVQELCIGTFRDLAVVAETAPVHTALEIFVDRRVSALPVINDAGQVVGLYSRFDVIHLAAQKTYNNLDISVREALRQRSICLEGVLTCYPHEPMEDIIDRIAKEQVHRLVLVDENRYPRGIVSLSDILQALVLTPAGIDALNS; this is translated from the exons ATGCTGTTGCATGCCCTGAGGAAGAAGGTGGGTAGCAGGAAGAATCTAG GGTTTCCGAAGGCTGTATGccccagggaggaggaagaggaggaggaagaataCAGGAGACCTGTCACCTTCACACTGGGAAATGAGATActggggctgggcccagagacCGAGTTTCAGACCCCTGATGCTGAGGTCTATATGCACTTCTTGAGGAGCCACTGCTGCTATGATGCCATCCCCACCAGCTGCAAGCTCGTTGTCTTTGACATCTCCCTGGAG ATCAAGAAAGCCTTTTTGGCACTGGTGGCCAACGGGGTTCGTGCTGCCCCACTCTGGGACAGCAAGACGCAGAGCTTTGTGG GGATGCTCACCATCACCGACTTCATCAACATCCTGCACCGCTACTACCGCTCACCTTTG GTGCAGATCTACGAGGTGGAGGAGCACAAGATTGAGACCTGGAGAG AGGTGTACCTGCAGGGCTCCCTCAAGCCACTGGTCTACATCTCTCCGAGCAATAG CCTCTTCGATGCTGTCTACTCCCTGATCAAGCACAAGATCCACCGCCTGCCTGTCATTGAGCCTGTCTCGGGCAATGTCCTGCACATCCTGACGCACAAGCGCATCCTCAAGTTCCTCCACATCTTT GCTTCTACCATCCCCAAGCCACGCTTCCTGAAGAAAACAGTGCAGGAACTGTGCATTGGCACCTTCCGTGATCTGGCCGTCGTGGCTGAGACTGCCCCAGTCCACACTGCCCTGGAGATTTTTGTGGATCGCCGTGTCTCCGCCTTGCCTGTCATCAATGATGCTG GGCAGGTGGTTGGCCTGTACTCGCGGTTTGATGTCATT CACCTGGCAGCCCAAAAGACCTACAACAACCTGGACATCAGTGTGAGGGAGGCGCTGCGGCAGCGCAGCATCTGCCTGGAGGGGGTCCTCACCTGCTACCCCCACGAACCCATGGAGGACATAATTGACCGCATTGCCAAGGAGCAG GTCCATCGCCTGGTTCTGGTGGATGAAAACCGCTACCCGCGGGGCATCGTCTCCCTCTCTGACATCCTGCAGGCCCTTGTGCTCACTCCTGCAGGTATTGATGCTCTTAACTCTTAG
- the PRKAG3 gene encoding 5'-AMP-activated protein kinase subunit gamma-3 isoform X1: protein MLLHALRKKVGSRKNLGFPKAVCPREEEEEEEEYRRPVTFTLGNEILGLGPETEFQTPDAEVYMHFLRSHCCYDAIPTSCKLVVFDISLEQIKKAFLALVANGVRAAPLWDSKTQSFVGMLTITDFINILHRYYRSPLVQIYEVEEHKIETWREVYLQGSLKPLVYISPSNSLFDAVYSLIKHKIHRLPVIEPVSGNVLHILTHKRILKFLHIFASTIPKPRFLKKTVQELCIGTFRDLAVVAETAPVHTALEIFVDRRVSALPVINDAGQVVGLYSRFDVIHLAAQKTYNNLDISVREALRQRSICLEGVLTCYPHEPMEDIIDRIAKEQVHRLVLVDENRYPRGIVSLSDILQALVLTPAGIDALNS, encoded by the exons ATGCTGTTGCATGCCCTGAGGAAGAAGGTGGGTAGCAGGAAGAATCTAG GGTTTCCGAAGGCTGTATGccccagggaggaggaagaggaggaggaagaataCAGGAGACCTGTCACCTTCACACTGGGAAATGAGATActggggctgggcccagagacCGAGTTTCAGACCCCTGATGCTGAGGTCTATATGCACTTCTTGAGGAGCCACTGCTGCTATGATGCCATCCCCACCAGCTGCAAGCTCGTTGTCTTTGACATCTCCCTGGAG CAGATCAAGAAAGCCTTTTTGGCACTGGTGGCCAACGGGGTTCGTGCTGCCCCACTCTGGGACAGCAAGACGCAGAGCTTTGTGG GGATGCTCACCATCACCGACTTCATCAACATCCTGCACCGCTACTACCGCTCACCTTTG GTGCAGATCTACGAGGTGGAGGAGCACAAGATTGAGACCTGGAGAG AGGTGTACCTGCAGGGCTCCCTCAAGCCACTGGTCTACATCTCTCCGAGCAATAG CCTCTTCGATGCTGTCTACTCCCTGATCAAGCACAAGATCCACCGCCTGCCTGTCATTGAGCCTGTCTCGGGCAATGTCCTGCACATCCTGACGCACAAGCGCATCCTCAAGTTCCTCCACATCTTT GCTTCTACCATCCCCAAGCCACGCTTCCTGAAGAAAACAGTGCAGGAACTGTGCATTGGCACCTTCCGTGATCTGGCCGTCGTGGCTGAGACTGCCCCAGTCCACACTGCCCTGGAGATTTTTGTGGATCGCCGTGTCTCCGCCTTGCCTGTCATCAATGATGCTG GGCAGGTGGTTGGCCTGTACTCGCGGTTTGATGTCATT CACCTGGCAGCCCAAAAGACCTACAACAACCTGGACATCAGTGTGAGGGAGGCGCTGCGGCAGCGCAGCATCTGCCTGGAGGGGGTCCTCACCTGCTACCCCCACGAACCCATGGAGGACATAATTGACCGCATTGCCAAGGAGCAG GTCCATCGCCTGGTTCTGGTGGATGAAAACCGCTACCCGCGGGGCATCGTCTCCCTCTCTGACATCCTGCAGGCCCTTGTGCTCACTCCTGCAGGTATTGATGCTCTTAACTCTTAG